The following nucleotide sequence is from Synchiropus splendidus isolate RoL2022-P1 chromosome 1, RoL_Sspl_1.0, whole genome shotgun sequence.
ATATGCATACAAGCAATAAAATGTGTACTGCAATATACAAGTGAAGTAAGAATGGCCAAAGAACATGTTCATGTAAAGTTCAACCAGTAAAACTTGAGGCCAAGTCGGCTGGGACTTCCCTCTCGCAGTCCTGACTTTGACATTCCCATAGCAACCGAGACATAGTAAATACAAATCCTGTGGGATCTTGGCACATCCCAAACACCTTTAGGAAGAAATGCCAACAGAAGCCAGAGTTGACTCCTGAAATCCACATCccaaatgaatatataaataaacacagagtggccaataatcaTTATTATGGACTTTGTGTGCTCAAACTAAGTGAGcttaattattataaaaaaaaaaaaaacaatttttggGCAGCTAACCCTGATTAATGTTCCACTCTGGTGCATGGTTTTTGTGAGTAATGCAAGACAAATGCAATGTTCCGCTTTGAGTCTCCAAAGTATTCACCACATAACAGGCAAAACATTCGGCATGATGAAAAACACTCGCCATTAAAAGGAAAACATTGTCCAGATAATAAGATTTGATAATCTGCCTGTTTTAATACATgggttttcaaatgttttgccCACTAGAGGCTGAGCGTACTGTAGgattcaaaagaaaaagacaaccaACTCGCAAATGTTTGCAAAACGCCCAGGTCTGAACCAATCCATTTTCTCACAACGTCTCATGTTTAGTGGTGAtgggaagatgaggtttcatgaaacaatagtGAAGTGGTGATgatgtgtcctgattttcagaggccacaagatggcactgtctgctgtaaaatgtttggacttgaaaacGCATTTAAAGAAAGCGCACATCATTCTgaatatcaggacactgtttcatcattcctgcaatactgtttcatgatacctcatctacccatcactaatgttTAGCTAGACAAAGTCGTCCCGGTTGTAAGACCGAAACGTTGTTGCCGGAGCTCTGGGTGTTCTTGTTTTCCTGCCTTCGTAGAACAGTGGAGGAACTAGAGTGACTCTGGAGGAGGCCGGCGGCAGCATGTATGTTCTTCTGGTCCTGGCTGTGGCGTAGGTGCGTGGTCTCCGTGGCATGTCTGAGGAGCTGGGTCACATTTGACAGGCAACAGTCAGTGTTCATTCATAACCAGTCTCACTCCAGACCACTTTATTATTGTGTATCTTTAGGCCCCTTCGCCGTCCAAACAGTTGCGCTAATGCAGCTGAAACCACACTCATTGGGAGTCCTGTTCTGAGCTATGCCCACGACTGGTCATAATATTTTTCACCTAGTAGCAGTGTAAGTACTCACCTTGACGGCAAGCCTTCTTTTCCTGAGAAGAAAGTCATCACACCTCCACCTGCGAGGAGAAGAACCGAACCGCCCCaaccaacaaaaacagcagctcCAAGTTCAAACCTGGTCAGTGAGCATCAAACATAACTCTGTGGTTTCACCATAATCATTTACAATTCAGAATACTTCAGTAAAAAACACACTTCTGAGCCCTGAAGTTTGGATCCAAGAACTCTGTGATGACTCTGTTGGCCCACCACGAGTAGGTGATCATCGCACAGAAGCCTGCGGTTGAAATGACAGTGTCAACACGTGTgatgtgttttcatgtatttactTTACCTGAGAATAGGTACGTGAGTCCGCCTGCGAATGTCACCCGAGCGTTGGCGACCTCTGACCCGCCTATTTTGGTGCACTTCATCCCAATGAGAGTGAGGACACCTCCAAAGAAGCCGGTGATGACCGCACAGACTGCCAGAGCCCTGCAAGCGTGGAGAAACCCTGGCACAGACAAGTGAACTTCTTATGAACCCATTGAGTTCATATATGAGACAGAGCTACTGGTGTTGTGGCAAGAATGAACATCTTATATTCATGGAAACTCAGTGTAACAGCCTCTGAAATTATTTTCCCTTTCCCCACAGGTGGTTTCTGGGTCAAATGCTACTTAATATATGACCAAGTCAACAATGTTTAGAAGACCTTAGAAACCACCTACTGGGAAAGCTCTTCTTAAATAAGCAGCGCTGATGTGATTTAAATTGCACTCTACTTAAAAGTCCtatctataatgcattattactaCATTCCTTAGTGCATTTATAACGCGTCATAGAAGCTGTCATGAATCTTGATTATCATGTATGGCGACTTACAACAAAGTTCATCAAGTATTGTGAGGTGCAGGATTTGAAAGAATAGTGTTATcgagtgaagggttgatgaggcttcaggaaacagtgtcctgattttcagaggccaccagatggcgccgtctgctgtaaaatgtttggacttgatcaagtaattcaatgaaacctcacatcctttctaaaccaacactgccatctagtggcctctgaatatcaggacactgtttcacgaaacctcatcttcACATCACTAGTGTTATCTTATTTCAAATAATATACTGTGTAGTTAGGTTTATGCTATGGTTAAGGGCTCTTGAGTCTTTATGACTAGATTAAATGAAATCCACaagttataatataatataatataattattgcAAAGTAATGTATTATAATATagtattataatatataaaccATAGATGATTATGAATATTCATAATATATTCTATAAAGCCAAATGaatgatgtcttatgaatgtactAATCGTGCATTATATGACACACATGAGACCTTTAAGTAAAGTGTTAGCCTGATTTcagataacctttgaaaaattGTCAAATGACAGACCTGGAAGAGCCAGCATCGAGGGGTAGTCTTTGCAGTCGGACACCCCTGTGGTGTCTGAGATACAGTCCCTCCAC
It contains:
- the LOC128752185 gene encoding claudin-10-like isoform X1: MKYRTVVMYMEIGCFVSCLCGWILVCSTLPTEYWTFSEVGSIVLTTSNYYSNLWRDCISDTTGVSDCKDYPSMLALPGFLHACRALAVCAVITGFFGGVLTLIGMKCTKIGGSEVANARVTFAGGLTYLFSGFCAMITYSWWANRVITEFLDPNFRAQKFELGAAVFVGWGGSVLLLAGGGVMTFFSGKEGLPSSSSDMPRRPRTYATARTRRTYMLPPASSRVTLVPPLFYEGRKTRTPRAPATTFRSYNRDDFV